From Coturnix japonica isolate 7356 chromosome 1, Coturnix japonica 2.1, whole genome shotgun sequence, the proteins below share one genomic window:
- the IFFO1 gene encoding intermediate filament family orphan 1 isoform X3 gives MNPLFGPNLFLLPQEQQGLPGSEPPVPRPAEPFAAERGPPPPPPPSAVAGPFPAPPAAMALRNDLGSNISVLKTLNLRFRCFLAKVHELERRNRQLEKQLQQALEEGGRARGPPRRDQAVQTGLLGPIRPLGLALAAGRPAALCGPGRPLSSPGCHPGAPAQAPPFSANSRFMPGTIWSFSQARRLGPGPETTLVQGPGVSWIHPDGVGVQIDTITPEIRALYNVLAKVKRERDEYKRRWEEEYTVRVQLQDRVTELQEEAQEAEACQEELAMKVEQLKAELVVFKGLMSNNITELDTKIQEKAMKVDMDICRRIDITAKLCDVAQQRNCEDMIKMFQSLHLSPVKVPASMGRKRERKQVSDEDTSLSESDASRKPDEEEEDETTAMSINEEMQRMLNQLREYDFEDDCDSLTWEETEETLLLWEDFSGYAIAAAEVQGEQQDDSLEKVIKDTESLFKSREKEYQETIDQIELELATAKNDMNRHLHEYMEMCSMKRGLDVQMETCRRLITQSGDRKSPAFTPASTSESAPNEESEESDRDPPSDASIR, from the exons ATGAACCCGCTGTTCGGCCCCAATCTCTTCTTACTGCCGCAggagcagcaggggctgcccgGCTCCGAGCCGCCCGTCCCGCGGCCCGCGGAGCCCTTCGCGGCTGAGCGCggccccccgccgccgccgccgccctcgGCCGTGGCCGGCCCGTTccccgctccgcccgccgccATGGCCCTCCGCAACGACCTGGGCTCCAACATCAGCGTGCTGAAGACGCTGAACCTGAGGTTCCGCTGCTTCCTGGCCAAGGTCCACGAGCTGGAGCGGCGCAACCGgcagctggagaagcagctgcagcaggcgCTGGAGGAGGGCGGCCGGGCCCGCGGTCCCCCGCGCCGCGACCAGGCGGTGCAGACCGGCCTGCTGGGGCCCATCCGCCCGCTGGGGCTGGCGCTGGCCGCCGGTCGCCCCGCCGCTCTGTGCGGGCCCGGCCGCCCGTTAAGCTCCCCGGGCTGCCACCCCGGCGCCCCCGCCCAGGCGCCGCCCTTCTCGGCCAACTCCCGCTTCATGCCCGGCACCATCTGGTCCTTCTCGCAGGCCCGCAGGCTGGGCCCCGGACCGGAGACCACGTTGGTGCAGGGGCCGGGGGTGTCGTGGATCCATCCGGACGGGGTGGGCGTGCAGATCGACACCATCACCCCCGAGATCCGCGCCCTCTACAACGTGCTGGCCAAGGTGAAGAGGGAGCGCGACGAATATAAGCGCAG ATGGGAAGAGGAGTACACAGTTCGTGTCCAGCTTCAGGACCgagtcacagagctgcaggag GAAGCCCAGGAGGCTGAAGCATGCCAGGAGGAACTGGCCATGAAGGTGGAACAACTCAAGGCAGAGCTTGTTGTCTTCAAGGGACTGATGAGCAAT AACATCACAGAGCTGGACACCAAGATCCAGGAGAAGGCCATGAAGGTAGACATGGACATCTGCCGGCGCATTGACATCACTGCCAAGCTATGTGATGTGGCACAGCAGCGGAACTGCGAGGACATGATCAAGATGTTTCAG TCTCTGCACTTGTCTCCCGTTAAGGTCCCAGCCTCGATGGGGCGGAAGCGGGAGCGGAAGCAGGTCAGCGATGAAGACACTTCACTGTCAGAGAGCGATGCCTCCAGAAAGCctgatgaggaagaagaggatgagACCACAGCCATGAGTATCAATGAGGAAATGCAAAGGATGCTGAACCAGCT GAGGGAATATGATTTTGAAGATGACTGTGACAGCCTCACGtgggaggaaacagaagagacaCTGCTTCTCTGGGAGGACTTCTCTGGATACGCCATTGCAGCTGCAGAGGTGCAGGGGGAG CAGCAGGATGACAGCTTGGAGAAGGTGATCAAAGACACAGAGTCATTGTTCAAGAGCCGCGAGAAGGAATACCAGGAAACCATTGACCAAATAGAG ctggagctggccaCAGCCAAGAATGATATGAACCGGCACCTGCACGAGTACATGGAGATGTGCAGCATGAAGCGAGGTCTGGATGTGCAGATGGAGACTTGCCGACGGCTCATCACCCAGTCTGGGGACAG GAAATCTCCTGCCTTCACCCCAGCCTCCACCAGCGAGTCAGCCCCCAATGAGGAGAGTGAGGAGTCAGATCGTGATCCCCCCAGCGATGCTTCCATCAGATAA
- the IFFO1 gene encoding intermediate filament family orphan 1 isoform X9 translates to MNPLFGPNLFLLPQEQQGLPGSEPPVPRPAEPFAAERGPPPPPPPSAVAGPFPAPPAAMALRNDLGSNISVLKTLNLRFRCFLAKVHELERRNRQLEKQLQQALEEGGRARGPPRRDQAVQTGLLGPIRPLGLALAAGRPAALCGPGRPLSSPGCHPGAPAQAPPFSANSRFMPGTIWSFSQARRLGPGPETTLVQGPGVSWIHPDGVGVQIDTITPEIRALYNVLAKVKRERDEYKRRWEEEYTVRVQLQDRVTELQEEAQEAEACQEELAMKVEQLKAELVVFKGLMSNNITELDTKIQEKAMKVDMDICRRIDITAKLCDVAQQRNCEDMIKMFQVPASMGRKRERKQVSDEDTSLSESDASRKPDEEEEDETTAMSINEEMQRMLNQLREYDFEDDCDSLTWEETEETLLLWEDFSGYAIAAAEVQGEQDDSLEKVIKDTESLFKSREKEYQETIDQIELELATAKNDMNRHLHEYMEMCSMKRGLDVQMETCRRLITQSGDRKSPAFTPASTSESAPNEESEESDRDPPSDASIR, encoded by the exons ATGAACCCGCTGTTCGGCCCCAATCTCTTCTTACTGCCGCAggagcagcaggggctgcccgGCTCCGAGCCGCCCGTCCCGCGGCCCGCGGAGCCCTTCGCGGCTGAGCGCggccccccgccgccgccgccgccctcgGCCGTGGCCGGCCCGTTccccgctccgcccgccgccATGGCCCTCCGCAACGACCTGGGCTCCAACATCAGCGTGCTGAAGACGCTGAACCTGAGGTTCCGCTGCTTCCTGGCCAAGGTCCACGAGCTGGAGCGGCGCAACCGgcagctggagaagcagctgcagcaggcgCTGGAGGAGGGCGGCCGGGCCCGCGGTCCCCCGCGCCGCGACCAGGCGGTGCAGACCGGCCTGCTGGGGCCCATCCGCCCGCTGGGGCTGGCGCTGGCCGCCGGTCGCCCCGCCGCTCTGTGCGGGCCCGGCCGCCCGTTAAGCTCCCCGGGCTGCCACCCCGGCGCCCCCGCCCAGGCGCCGCCCTTCTCGGCCAACTCCCGCTTCATGCCCGGCACCATCTGGTCCTTCTCGCAGGCCCGCAGGCTGGGCCCCGGACCGGAGACCACGTTGGTGCAGGGGCCGGGGGTGTCGTGGATCCATCCGGACGGGGTGGGCGTGCAGATCGACACCATCACCCCCGAGATCCGCGCCCTCTACAACGTGCTGGCCAAGGTGAAGAGGGAGCGCGACGAATATAAGCGCAG ATGGGAAGAGGAGTACACAGTTCGTGTCCAGCTTCAGGACCgagtcacagagctgcaggag GAAGCCCAGGAGGCTGAAGCATGCCAGGAGGAACTGGCCATGAAGGTGGAACAACTCAAGGCAGAGCTTGTTGTCTTCAAGGGACTGATGAGCAAT AACATCACAGAGCTGGACACCAAGATCCAGGAGAAGGCCATGAAGGTAGACATGGACATCTGCCGGCGCATTGACATCACTGCCAAGCTATGTGATGTGGCACAGCAGCGGAACTGCGAGGACATGATCAAGATGTTTCAG GTCCCAGCCTCGATGGGGCGGAAGCGGGAGCGGAAGCAGGTCAGCGATGAAGACACTTCACTGTCAGAGAGCGATGCCTCCAGAAAGCctgatgaggaagaagaggatgagACCACAGCCATGAGTATCAATGAGGAAATGCAAAGGATGCTGAACCAGCT GAGGGAATATGATTTTGAAGATGACTGTGACAGCCTCACGtgggaggaaacagaagagacaCTGCTTCTCTGGGAGGACTTCTCTGGATACGCCATTGCAGCTGCAGAGGTGCAGGGGGAG CAGGATGACAGCTTGGAGAAGGTGATCAAAGACACAGAGTCATTGTTCAAGAGCCGCGAGAAGGAATACCAGGAAACCATTGACCAAATAGAG ctggagctggccaCAGCCAAGAATGATATGAACCGGCACCTGCACGAGTACATGGAGATGTGCAGCATGAAGCGAGGTCTGGATGTGCAGATGGAGACTTGCCGACGGCTCATCACCCAGTCTGGGGACAG GAAATCTCCTGCCTTCACCCCAGCCTCCACCAGCGAGTCAGCCCCCAATGAGGAGAGTGAGGAGTCAGATCGTGATCCCCCCAGCGATGCTTCCATCAGATAA
- the IFFO1 gene encoding intermediate filament family orphan 1 isoform X1: protein MNPLFGPNLFLLPQEQQGLPGSEPPVPRPAEPFAAERGPPPPPPPSAVAGPFPAPPAAMALRNDLGSNISVLKTLNLRFRCFLAKVHELERRNRQLEKQLQQALEEGGRARGPPRRDQAVQTGLLGPIRPLGLALAAGRPAALCGPGRPLSSPGCHPGAPAQAPPFSANSRFMPGTIWSFSQARRLGPGPETTLVQGPGVSWIHPDGVGVQIDTITPEIRALYNVLAKVKRERDEYKRRWEEEYTVRVQLQDRVTELQEEAQEAEACQEELAMKVEQLKAELVVFKGLMSNNITELDTKIQEKAMKVDMDICRRIDITAKLCDVAQQRNCEDMIKMFQKQLSLHLSPVKVPASMGRKRERKQVSDEDTSLSESDASRKPDEEEEDETTAMSINEEMQRMLNQLREYDFEDDCDSLTWEETEETLLLWEDFSGYAIAAAEVQGEQQDDSLEKVIKDTESLFKSREKEYQETIDQIELELATAKNDMNRHLHEYMEMCSMKRGLDVQMETCRRLITQSGDRKSPAFTPASTSESAPNEESEESDRDPPSDASIR from the exons ATGAACCCGCTGTTCGGCCCCAATCTCTTCTTACTGCCGCAggagcagcaggggctgcccgGCTCCGAGCCGCCCGTCCCGCGGCCCGCGGAGCCCTTCGCGGCTGAGCGCggccccccgccgccgccgccgccctcgGCCGTGGCCGGCCCGTTccccgctccgcccgccgccATGGCCCTCCGCAACGACCTGGGCTCCAACATCAGCGTGCTGAAGACGCTGAACCTGAGGTTCCGCTGCTTCCTGGCCAAGGTCCACGAGCTGGAGCGGCGCAACCGgcagctggagaagcagctgcagcaggcgCTGGAGGAGGGCGGCCGGGCCCGCGGTCCCCCGCGCCGCGACCAGGCGGTGCAGACCGGCCTGCTGGGGCCCATCCGCCCGCTGGGGCTGGCGCTGGCCGCCGGTCGCCCCGCCGCTCTGTGCGGGCCCGGCCGCCCGTTAAGCTCCCCGGGCTGCCACCCCGGCGCCCCCGCCCAGGCGCCGCCCTTCTCGGCCAACTCCCGCTTCATGCCCGGCACCATCTGGTCCTTCTCGCAGGCCCGCAGGCTGGGCCCCGGACCGGAGACCACGTTGGTGCAGGGGCCGGGGGTGTCGTGGATCCATCCGGACGGGGTGGGCGTGCAGATCGACACCATCACCCCCGAGATCCGCGCCCTCTACAACGTGCTGGCCAAGGTGAAGAGGGAGCGCGACGAATATAAGCGCAG ATGGGAAGAGGAGTACACAGTTCGTGTCCAGCTTCAGGACCgagtcacagagctgcaggag GAAGCCCAGGAGGCTGAAGCATGCCAGGAGGAACTGGCCATGAAGGTGGAACAACTCAAGGCAGAGCTTGTTGTCTTCAAGGGACTGATGAGCAAT AACATCACAGAGCTGGACACCAAGATCCAGGAGAAGGCCATGAAGGTAGACATGGACATCTGCCGGCGCATTGACATCACTGCCAAGCTATGTGATGTGGCACAGCAGCGGAACTGCGAGGACATGATCAAGATGTTTCAG AAGCAATTG TCTCTGCACTTGTCTCCCGTTAAGGTCCCAGCCTCGATGGGGCGGAAGCGGGAGCGGAAGCAGGTCAGCGATGAAGACACTTCACTGTCAGAGAGCGATGCCTCCAGAAAGCctgatgaggaagaagaggatgagACCACAGCCATGAGTATCAATGAGGAAATGCAAAGGATGCTGAACCAGCT GAGGGAATATGATTTTGAAGATGACTGTGACAGCCTCACGtgggaggaaacagaagagacaCTGCTTCTCTGGGAGGACTTCTCTGGATACGCCATTGCAGCTGCAGAGGTGCAGGGGGAG CAGCAGGATGACAGCTTGGAGAAGGTGATCAAAGACACAGAGTCATTGTTCAAGAGCCGCGAGAAGGAATACCAGGAAACCATTGACCAAATAGAG ctggagctggccaCAGCCAAGAATGATATGAACCGGCACCTGCACGAGTACATGGAGATGTGCAGCATGAAGCGAGGTCTGGATGTGCAGATGGAGACTTGCCGACGGCTCATCACCCAGTCTGGGGACAG GAAATCTCCTGCCTTCACCCCAGCCTCCACCAGCGAGTCAGCCCCCAATGAGGAGAGTGAGGAGTCAGATCGTGATCCCCCCAGCGATGCTTCCATCAGATAA
- the IFFO1 gene encoding intermediate filament family orphan 1 isoform X5: MNPLFGPNLFLLPQEQQGLPGSEPPVPRPAEPFAAERGPPPPPPPSAVAGPFPAPPAAMALRNDLGSNISVLKTLNLRFRCFLAKVHELERRNRQLEKQLQQALEEGGRARGPPRRDQAVQTGLLGPIRPLGLALAAGRPAALCGPGRPLSSPGCHPGAPAQAPPFSANSRFMPGTIWSFSQARRLGPGPETTLVQGPGVSWIHPDGVGVQIDTITPEIRALYNVLAKVKRERDEYKRRWEEEYTVRVQLQDRVTELQEEAQEAEACQEELAMKVEQLKAELVVFKGLMSNNITELDTKIQEKAMKVDMDICRRIDITAKLCDVAQQRNCEDMIKMFQKQLSLHLSPVKVPASMGRKRERKQVSDEDTSLSESDASRKPDEEEEDETTAMSINEEMQRMLNQLREYDFEDDCDSLTWEETEETLLLWEDFSGYAIAAAEQDDSLEKVIKDTESLFKSREKEYQETIDQIELELATAKNDMNRHLHEYMEMCSMKRGLDVQMETCRRLITQSGDRKSPAFTPASTSESAPNEESEESDRDPPSDASIR; this comes from the exons ATGAACCCGCTGTTCGGCCCCAATCTCTTCTTACTGCCGCAggagcagcaggggctgcccgGCTCCGAGCCGCCCGTCCCGCGGCCCGCGGAGCCCTTCGCGGCTGAGCGCggccccccgccgccgccgccgccctcgGCCGTGGCCGGCCCGTTccccgctccgcccgccgccATGGCCCTCCGCAACGACCTGGGCTCCAACATCAGCGTGCTGAAGACGCTGAACCTGAGGTTCCGCTGCTTCCTGGCCAAGGTCCACGAGCTGGAGCGGCGCAACCGgcagctggagaagcagctgcagcaggcgCTGGAGGAGGGCGGCCGGGCCCGCGGTCCCCCGCGCCGCGACCAGGCGGTGCAGACCGGCCTGCTGGGGCCCATCCGCCCGCTGGGGCTGGCGCTGGCCGCCGGTCGCCCCGCCGCTCTGTGCGGGCCCGGCCGCCCGTTAAGCTCCCCGGGCTGCCACCCCGGCGCCCCCGCCCAGGCGCCGCCCTTCTCGGCCAACTCCCGCTTCATGCCCGGCACCATCTGGTCCTTCTCGCAGGCCCGCAGGCTGGGCCCCGGACCGGAGACCACGTTGGTGCAGGGGCCGGGGGTGTCGTGGATCCATCCGGACGGGGTGGGCGTGCAGATCGACACCATCACCCCCGAGATCCGCGCCCTCTACAACGTGCTGGCCAAGGTGAAGAGGGAGCGCGACGAATATAAGCGCAG ATGGGAAGAGGAGTACACAGTTCGTGTCCAGCTTCAGGACCgagtcacagagctgcaggag GAAGCCCAGGAGGCTGAAGCATGCCAGGAGGAACTGGCCATGAAGGTGGAACAACTCAAGGCAGAGCTTGTTGTCTTCAAGGGACTGATGAGCAAT AACATCACAGAGCTGGACACCAAGATCCAGGAGAAGGCCATGAAGGTAGACATGGACATCTGCCGGCGCATTGACATCACTGCCAAGCTATGTGATGTGGCACAGCAGCGGAACTGCGAGGACATGATCAAGATGTTTCAG AAGCAATTG TCTCTGCACTTGTCTCCCGTTAAGGTCCCAGCCTCGATGGGGCGGAAGCGGGAGCGGAAGCAGGTCAGCGATGAAGACACTTCACTGTCAGAGAGCGATGCCTCCAGAAAGCctgatgaggaagaagaggatgagACCACAGCCATGAGTATCAATGAGGAAATGCAAAGGATGCTGAACCAGCT GAGGGAATATGATTTTGAAGATGACTGTGACAGCCTCACGtgggaggaaacagaagagacaCTGCTTCTCTGGGAGGACTTCTCTGGATACGCCATTGCAGCTGCAGAG CAGGATGACAGCTTGGAGAAGGTGATCAAAGACACAGAGTCATTGTTCAAGAGCCGCGAGAAGGAATACCAGGAAACCATTGACCAAATAGAG ctggagctggccaCAGCCAAGAATGATATGAACCGGCACCTGCACGAGTACATGGAGATGTGCAGCATGAAGCGAGGTCTGGATGTGCAGATGGAGACTTGCCGACGGCTCATCACCCAGTCTGGGGACAG GAAATCTCCTGCCTTCACCCCAGCCTCCACCAGCGAGTCAGCCCCCAATGAGGAGAGTGAGGAGTCAGATCGTGATCCCCCCAGCGATGCTTCCATCAGATAA
- the IFFO1 gene encoding intermediate filament family orphan 1 isoform X6: protein MNPLFGPNLFLLPQEQQGLPGSEPPVPRPAEPFAAERGPPPPPPPSAVAGPFPAPPAAMALRNDLGSNISVLKTLNLRFRCFLAKVHELERRNRQLEKQLQQALEEGGRARGPPRRDQAVQTGLLGPIRPLGLALAAGRPAALCGPGRPLSSPGCHPGAPAQAPPFSANSRFMPGTIWSFSQARRLGPGPETTLVQGPGVSWIHPDGVGVQIDTITPEIRALYNVLAKVKRERDEYKRRWEEEYTVRVQLQDRVTELQEEAQEAEACQEELAMKVEQLKAELVVFKGLMSNNITELDTKIQEKAMKVDMDICRRIDITAKLCDVAQQRNCEDMIKMFQKQLVPASMGRKRERKQVSDEDTSLSESDASRKPDEEEEDETTAMSINEEMQRMLNQLREYDFEDDCDSLTWEETEETLLLWEDFSGYAIAAAEVQGEQQDDSLEKVIKDTESLFKSREKEYQETIDQIELELATAKNDMNRHLHEYMEMCSMKRGLDVQMETCRRLITQSGDRKSPAFTPASTSESAPNEESEESDRDPPSDASIR from the exons ATGAACCCGCTGTTCGGCCCCAATCTCTTCTTACTGCCGCAggagcagcaggggctgcccgGCTCCGAGCCGCCCGTCCCGCGGCCCGCGGAGCCCTTCGCGGCTGAGCGCggccccccgccgccgccgccgccctcgGCCGTGGCCGGCCCGTTccccgctccgcccgccgccATGGCCCTCCGCAACGACCTGGGCTCCAACATCAGCGTGCTGAAGACGCTGAACCTGAGGTTCCGCTGCTTCCTGGCCAAGGTCCACGAGCTGGAGCGGCGCAACCGgcagctggagaagcagctgcagcaggcgCTGGAGGAGGGCGGCCGGGCCCGCGGTCCCCCGCGCCGCGACCAGGCGGTGCAGACCGGCCTGCTGGGGCCCATCCGCCCGCTGGGGCTGGCGCTGGCCGCCGGTCGCCCCGCCGCTCTGTGCGGGCCCGGCCGCCCGTTAAGCTCCCCGGGCTGCCACCCCGGCGCCCCCGCCCAGGCGCCGCCCTTCTCGGCCAACTCCCGCTTCATGCCCGGCACCATCTGGTCCTTCTCGCAGGCCCGCAGGCTGGGCCCCGGACCGGAGACCACGTTGGTGCAGGGGCCGGGGGTGTCGTGGATCCATCCGGACGGGGTGGGCGTGCAGATCGACACCATCACCCCCGAGATCCGCGCCCTCTACAACGTGCTGGCCAAGGTGAAGAGGGAGCGCGACGAATATAAGCGCAG ATGGGAAGAGGAGTACACAGTTCGTGTCCAGCTTCAGGACCgagtcacagagctgcaggag GAAGCCCAGGAGGCTGAAGCATGCCAGGAGGAACTGGCCATGAAGGTGGAACAACTCAAGGCAGAGCTTGTTGTCTTCAAGGGACTGATGAGCAAT AACATCACAGAGCTGGACACCAAGATCCAGGAGAAGGCCATGAAGGTAGACATGGACATCTGCCGGCGCATTGACATCACTGCCAAGCTATGTGATGTGGCACAGCAGCGGAACTGCGAGGACATGATCAAGATGTTTCAG AAGCAATTG GTCCCAGCCTCGATGGGGCGGAAGCGGGAGCGGAAGCAGGTCAGCGATGAAGACACTTCACTGTCAGAGAGCGATGCCTCCAGAAAGCctgatgaggaagaagaggatgagACCACAGCCATGAGTATCAATGAGGAAATGCAAAGGATGCTGAACCAGCT GAGGGAATATGATTTTGAAGATGACTGTGACAGCCTCACGtgggaggaaacagaagagacaCTGCTTCTCTGGGAGGACTTCTCTGGATACGCCATTGCAGCTGCAGAGGTGCAGGGGGAG CAGCAGGATGACAGCTTGGAGAAGGTGATCAAAGACACAGAGTCATTGTTCAAGAGCCGCGAGAAGGAATACCAGGAAACCATTGACCAAATAGAG ctggagctggccaCAGCCAAGAATGATATGAACCGGCACCTGCACGAGTACATGGAGATGTGCAGCATGAAGCGAGGTCTGGATGTGCAGATGGAGACTTGCCGACGGCTCATCACCCAGTCTGGGGACAG GAAATCTCCTGCCTTCACCCCAGCCTCCACCAGCGAGTCAGCCCCCAATGAGGAGAGTGAGGAGTCAGATCGTGATCCCCCCAGCGATGCTTCCATCAGATAA
- the IFFO1 gene encoding intermediate filament family orphan 1 isoform X7: MNPLFGPNLFLLPQEQQGLPGSEPPVPRPAEPFAAERGPPPPPPPSAVAGPFPAPPAAMALRNDLGSNISVLKTLNLRFRCFLAKVHELERRNRQLEKQLQQALEEGGRARGPPRRDQAVQTGLLGPIRPLGLALAAGRPAALCGPGRPLSSPGCHPGAPAQAPPFSANSRFMPGTIWSFSQARRLGPGPETTLVQGPGVSWIHPDGVGVQIDTITPEIRALYNVLAKVKRERDEYKRRWEEEYTVRVQLQDRVTELQEEAQEAEACQEELAMKVEQLKAELVVFKGLMSNNITELDTKIQEKAMKVDMDICRRIDITAKLCDVAQQRNCEDMIKMFQKQLVPASMGRKRERKQVSDEDTSLSESDASRKPDEEEEDETTAMSINEEMQRMLNQLREYDFEDDCDSLTWEETEETLLLWEDFSGYAIAAAEVQGEQDDSLEKVIKDTESLFKSREKEYQETIDQIELELATAKNDMNRHLHEYMEMCSMKRGLDVQMETCRRLITQSGDRKSPAFTPASTSESAPNEESEESDRDPPSDASIR; this comes from the exons ATGAACCCGCTGTTCGGCCCCAATCTCTTCTTACTGCCGCAggagcagcaggggctgcccgGCTCCGAGCCGCCCGTCCCGCGGCCCGCGGAGCCCTTCGCGGCTGAGCGCggccccccgccgccgccgccgccctcgGCCGTGGCCGGCCCGTTccccgctccgcccgccgccATGGCCCTCCGCAACGACCTGGGCTCCAACATCAGCGTGCTGAAGACGCTGAACCTGAGGTTCCGCTGCTTCCTGGCCAAGGTCCACGAGCTGGAGCGGCGCAACCGgcagctggagaagcagctgcagcaggcgCTGGAGGAGGGCGGCCGGGCCCGCGGTCCCCCGCGCCGCGACCAGGCGGTGCAGACCGGCCTGCTGGGGCCCATCCGCCCGCTGGGGCTGGCGCTGGCCGCCGGTCGCCCCGCCGCTCTGTGCGGGCCCGGCCGCCCGTTAAGCTCCCCGGGCTGCCACCCCGGCGCCCCCGCCCAGGCGCCGCCCTTCTCGGCCAACTCCCGCTTCATGCCCGGCACCATCTGGTCCTTCTCGCAGGCCCGCAGGCTGGGCCCCGGACCGGAGACCACGTTGGTGCAGGGGCCGGGGGTGTCGTGGATCCATCCGGACGGGGTGGGCGTGCAGATCGACACCATCACCCCCGAGATCCGCGCCCTCTACAACGTGCTGGCCAAGGTGAAGAGGGAGCGCGACGAATATAAGCGCAG ATGGGAAGAGGAGTACACAGTTCGTGTCCAGCTTCAGGACCgagtcacagagctgcaggag GAAGCCCAGGAGGCTGAAGCATGCCAGGAGGAACTGGCCATGAAGGTGGAACAACTCAAGGCAGAGCTTGTTGTCTTCAAGGGACTGATGAGCAAT AACATCACAGAGCTGGACACCAAGATCCAGGAGAAGGCCATGAAGGTAGACATGGACATCTGCCGGCGCATTGACATCACTGCCAAGCTATGTGATGTGGCACAGCAGCGGAACTGCGAGGACATGATCAAGATGTTTCAG AAGCAATTG GTCCCAGCCTCGATGGGGCGGAAGCGGGAGCGGAAGCAGGTCAGCGATGAAGACACTTCACTGTCAGAGAGCGATGCCTCCAGAAAGCctgatgaggaagaagaggatgagACCACAGCCATGAGTATCAATGAGGAAATGCAAAGGATGCTGAACCAGCT GAGGGAATATGATTTTGAAGATGACTGTGACAGCCTCACGtgggaggaaacagaagagacaCTGCTTCTCTGGGAGGACTTCTCTGGATACGCCATTGCAGCTGCAGAGGTGCAGGGGGAG CAGGATGACAGCTTGGAGAAGGTGATCAAAGACACAGAGTCATTGTTCAAGAGCCGCGAGAAGGAATACCAGGAAACCATTGACCAAATAGAG ctggagctggccaCAGCCAAGAATGATATGAACCGGCACCTGCACGAGTACATGGAGATGTGCAGCATGAAGCGAGGTCTGGATGTGCAGATGGAGACTTGCCGACGGCTCATCACCCAGTCTGGGGACAG GAAATCTCCTGCCTTCACCCCAGCCTCCACCAGCGAGTCAGCCCCCAATGAGGAGAGTGAGGAGTCAGATCGTGATCCCCCCAGCGATGCTTCCATCAGATAA